The Drosophila gunungcola strain Sukarami chromosome 3L unlocalized genomic scaffold, Dgunungcola_SK_2 000003F, whole genome shotgun sequence genome contains a region encoding:
- the LOC128258786 gene encoding zinc finger protein OZF encodes MGHLDKCRICSCGVASDDEAYNLLEASDLAAKFTECTNLKVNPEEQDTLPSEICAECYELLEKFHSFRALCIIADKRWRSNSLVTRKKIDWRERVLEVEESEEERQQEEEIQHPLEEPELIICDSNMSSEKTPPKLKRKTIPKKVKKPPKPQPVKKAKEELPPPKFKCDICSDEFREERRLILHKKEHEGHMLYHCSEPGCEEAFNRFETLRQHELEHSEVGTRFICMEEGCNRMYRHKASLKHHQSKAHAIGKPLKTHMCEFCGRVFKNLSALSQHRFTHDDQMKLPYACELPDCPWRFYSKEKLKIHMMRHQGIKNYSCPYCGLKKTTKNELRLHINFHTLERTWSCKDCPKVCNSSTSLKKHVRTIHEKARDFACNYCEKRFATSDTRKYHEMTHTGEKNFECHECGKRFIQPSALRTHRKIHEFEEVPQPSYTILQVTTIGQVS; translated from the exons ATGGGTCACCTGGACAAGTGCCGCATTTGCTCTTGCGGAGTGGCCAGCGATGACGAGGCCTACAATCTATTGGAAGCATCAGACCTGGCCGCCAAATTCACAGAATGCACCAATTTGAAAGTGAATCCCGAAGAGCAAGATACGTTGCCCAGCGAAATATGTGCCGAATGTTACGAGCTGCTTGAAAAGTTCCACTCCTTTCGAGCATTATGCATTATTGCCGATAAAAGGTGGCGGTCCAATAGCCTCGTTACGAGAAAGAAAATAGACTGGAGAGAACGGGTCCTTGAGGTGGAGGAAAGCGAAGAGGAGCGGCAACAGGAAGAGGAAATCCAACATCCTTTGGAAGAGCCAGAGCTAATCATTTGCGATTCCAACATGAGTTCCGAAAAAACACCACCAAAATTGAAGAGGAAAACCATCCCCAAAAAAGTTAAGAAGCCACCCAAACCTCAACCTGTTAAGAAAGCTAAAGAA GAACTCCCACCGCCCAAATTCAAGTGCGACATCTGCTCCGACGAGTTTAGAGAGGAACGACGCCTGATCCTGCACAAAAAAGAACACGAAGGCCACATGCTGTATCACTGTTCTGAGCCTGGATGCGAGGAGGCCTTTAATCGATTCGAGACCCTTAGACAGCATGAACTGGAGCATTCGGAGGTGGGCACGCGGTTCATCTGCATGGAGGAGGGTTGCAACAGGATGTACCGGCACAAGGCTTCGCTCAAACATCACCAAAGCAAGGCGCATGCAATTGGCAAGCCTTTGAAAACCCACATGTGCGAGTTCTGCGGCCGGgtgtttaaaaacttatcCGCCCTGAGTCAGCATCGGTTCACGCACGACGATCAAATGAAATTGCCATATGCCTGTGAACTACCGGATTGCCCTTGGCGGTTCTACAGCAAGGAAAAGCTCAAGATCCACATGATGCGCCACCAGGGAATTAAGAACTATAGCTGCCCTTATTGTGGACTCAAGAAGACAACGAAAAATGAACTGCGGCTCCACATCAACTTCCATACGTTAGAGCGGACATGGTCCTGCAAAGACTGTCCCAAAGTATGCAACAGTTCGACGAGTCTCAAGAAGCATGTGCGCACGATTCACGAAAAGGCCCGTGATTTTGCGTGCAACTATTGCGAAAAGAGATTTGCCACCTCGGATACGCGGAAATACCACGAGATGACCCACACTGGCGAGAAGAACTTTGAGTGTCATGAGTGTGGCAAGCGATTTATTCAGCCCTCTGCTTTGCGTACTCACCGCAAAATCCATGAGTTCGAGGAGGTTCCTCAACCATCTTATACTATACTCCAAGTTACTACTATAGGTCAAGTAAGCTAA